The following are from one region of the Advenella mimigardefordensis DPN7 genome:
- a CDS encoding ESPR-type extended signal peptide-containing protein, translating to MNHIYRSVWCEKTGTFVAVSENTKRCGKTGTGTEKNERACLPFQNFAVKALLPALFTGGIALFPPIALAAGELTTAECTFSWGNDNGGTITIKGEGTSTTTTQVCAEALQGIVDNPLEYFSVNSTGGGNVNNDGAAAPDGIAIGKNASVSIGATNGVALGLGATTTTPNGIALGAGSVANTAAGAAPYVPVGASVSTTTAVNNTTSTLGALSAGDPSTGKLRQITGVAAGTQNTDAVNVSQLKAVESLATGAGAGWNLTANNGATTQNIAPGGSADFIGGTNTNVVQTGNQIKVNLNDNVNLAGTLSVTGLSTFTGGAVVGTSLSVNPGATVNMGGNRINNVGAGVADSDAVNVSQLKSQGDDLTAKGLNFVGNDAVPVHKDLGQTLSIVGGAAPVAGTFSSQNVQTINDAGAIRVQIADSPKFGGVVINDAGSGKITGVMDGAVTELSTEAINGSQLFGVQTTANKGWNLTANNGATTQNIAPGGSADFIGGTNTDVVQTGNQIKVNLNDNVNLAGTLSVTGLSTFTGGAVVGTSLSVNPGATVNMGGNRINNVGAGVADSDAVNVSQLKSQGDDLTAKGLNFVGNDALPVHKDLGQTLSIVGGAAPVAGTFSSQNVQTINDAGAIRVQMADSPKFGSVVVNDAGSGKITGVADGDVTAVSTDAVNGSQLFGVQTTASKGWNLTANNGATTQNIAPGGSADFIGGTNTNVVQTGNQIKVNLNDSVNLAGTLAVAGLSSFNGGAVIGNSLTVNPGTTVSMGGNQIHNVAAGVADTDAVNVSQLKSQGDDLTAKGLNFVGNDAVPVHKDLGQTLSIVGGAAPVAGTFSSQNVQTINDGGAIRVQMADSPKFGSVVVNDAGSGKITGVMDGAVTEFSTDAVNGSQLFAVQNTAGAGWNLTANNGASSQNIAPGGSADFIGGTNTSVVQTGNQIKVNLNDSVDLAGTLSVGGLSTFNGGAVFNNSLTVNPGTTVSMGGNRINNVGAGVADTDAVNVSQLKSQGDDLTAKGLNFAGNVGNVHRDLGSTMTIRGGLDPLATASNKNIRTEVDAGTGAMNVMLSESPVFGTVTVNNAGSGKITGVADGDVTAVSTDAVNGSQLFGVQTTANKGWNLTANNGATTQNIAPGGSADFIGGTNTNVVQTGNQIKVNLNDSVDLAGTLSVAGLSMFNGGAVFSNSLAVNPGATVDMGGNRINNVGAGVADMDAVNLSQLKNQGDDLTAKGLNFAGNDALPVHKDLGQTLSIVGGAAPVAGTFSSRNVQTFNDGGVLRIQMADSPRFGDVVINDGGSGKITGVMDGAVTEFSTEAVNGSQLFSVQTTANKGWNLTANNGATSQNIAPGASADFIGGTNTNVVQTGNQIKVNLNDSVDLAGTLSVAGLSTFNGGAVFSNSLMVNPGTTVNMGGNRINNVAAGVADTDAVNVSQLKNQDDQLTTKGMNFAGNVGTVHRDLGSTVVIQGGLDPLAMASNKNIRTEVDAETGAMNIMLSESPVFGAVTVNAGGTGKITGVSDGLVASGSKDAVNGGQLFNLQQDIGQLSNLPITFSGNSGSVDRKLGQELKITGEATTAGTYSGANLRTVVQDNEVKVQMAEAPVFQELTVAGNTTIGGSLNMSGNKVTNVGAGEISATSQDAINGSQLYNIVGEVKTVGWNLQTNGDMSTKILNNDTVQFNDGNNIKITRDGGNVSIAVDDNPTFTSVNVGGGAFVANAQSVAIRPETEVSMGGNQIHQVANGTAPMDAVNVRQLSSVESSLNSRIRRAEKRAEAGTAAAMAVAGLPQAYLPGKSMVAVAGSVFQGESGVAMGLSTVSGNGKWVLKGSVTSSSRGQVGGTVGVGYQW from the coding sequence ATGAATCATATATACAGGTCTGTATGGTGTGAAAAAACAGGTACTTTTGTTGCCGTCTCCGAAAATACTAAGAGATGTGGCAAAACCGGCACTGGTACTGAAAAAAATGAACGCGCCTGTTTGCCTTTTCAGAATTTTGCAGTCAAGGCGCTGCTTCCTGCGTTATTCACGGGTGGCATTGCCCTGTTTCCACCAATAGCATTAGCAGCCGGAGAGCTCACTACCGCAGAATGTACATTTTCCTGGGGAAATGACAATGGCGGTACGATAACCATCAAGGGTGAAGGCACTTCGACGACAACAACCCAAGTCTGTGCGGAAGCATTGCAGGGTATTGTTGATAACCCATTGGAATACTTCAGCGTCAATTCTACCGGGGGAGGCAACGTTAATAATGACGGTGCAGCAGCTCCCGACGGGATTGCTATCGGCAAAAATGCCTCCGTGTCTATTGGCGCTACCAACGGCGTCGCATTGGGGTTGGGTGCAACAACAACAACGCCAAATGGCATTGCGCTGGGTGCTGGTTCGGTTGCCAATACGGCGGCGGGCGCAGCACCGTACGTACCGGTGGGAGCATCGGTATCGACAACAACTGCAGTCAACAATACAACGAGCACGTTAGGGGCGTTAAGCGCCGGCGATCCGTCTACAGGGAAATTGCGCCAGATCACAGGTGTCGCTGCGGGAACTCAGAATACCGATGCGGTCAACGTCAGCCAGTTGAAGGCGGTTGAAAGTCTGGCCACCGGAGCCGGTGCCGGCTGGAACCTGACGGCCAATAATGGCGCAACGACGCAGAACATTGCTCCCGGGGGCAGTGCAGACTTTATCGGTGGCACCAATACCAATGTGGTGCAAACGGGCAACCAGATCAAGGTTAACCTGAACGACAATGTGAATCTGGCCGGTACGCTTTCGGTTACGGGTCTAAGTACGTTCACCGGTGGCGCAGTGGTTGGCACCAGCCTTAGCGTGAATCCCGGTGCAACGGTGAATATGGGCGGTAACCGGATCAATAATGTCGGCGCGGGTGTAGCCGATAGCGACGCTGTCAACGTCAGTCAGTTGAAGAGTCAGGGCGATGATCTGACTGCCAAGGGTCTGAACTTTGTAGGTAATGATGCGGTGCCGGTGCATAAGGACCTGGGCCAGACGCTGTCGATTGTGGGTGGAGCAGCACCTGTCGCAGGCACCTTCTCCAGCCAGAATGTGCAGACAATAAATGATGCAGGAGCAATTCGCGTGCAGATTGCTGACTCACCGAAGTTCGGTGGTGTGGTGATCAATGATGCGGGCAGTGGCAAGATCACAGGTGTGATGGATGGAGCGGTCACTGAGCTCAGTACCGAAGCAATCAATGGTAGTCAGTTATTTGGCGTGCAGACAACGGCCAACAAGGGCTGGAACCTGACGGCCAATAATGGCGCAACGACGCAGAACATTGCTCCCGGGGGCAGTGCAGACTTTATTGGTGGCACCAACACCGATGTGGTGCAAACGGGCAACCAGATCAAGGTTAACCTGAACGACAATGTGAATCTGGCCGGTACGCTTTCGGTTACGGGTCTAAGTACGTTCACCGGTGGCGCAGTGGTTGGCACCAGCCTTAGCGTGAATCCCGGTGCAACGGTAAATATGGGCGGTAACCGGATCAATAATGTCGGCGCGGGTGTAGCCGATAGCGACGCTGTCAACGTCAGCCAGTTGAAGAGTCAGGGCGATGATCTGACTGCGAAGGGACTGAACTTTGTGGGTAACGATGCCTTGCCGGTGCATAAGGATCTGGGTCAAACCCTGTCGATTGTGGGTGGAGCAGCACCTGTCGCAGGCACCTTCTCCAGCCAGAATGTGCAGACAATCAATGATGCAGGCGCCATCCGTGTCCAGATGGCCGATTCGCCGAAGTTCGGTAGTGTGGTGGTCAATGATGCAGGCAGCGGCAAAATCACAGGCGTTGCCGACGGTGATGTGACTGCAGTAAGTACTGATGCTGTTAACGGAAGCCAGTTGTTCGGGGTACAGACAACGGCCAGCAAGGGTTGGAACCTGACGGCCAATAATGGCGCAACGACGCAGAACATTGCTCCCGGGGGCAGTGCAGACTTTATTGGTGGCACCAATACCAATGTGGTGCAAACGGGCAACCAGATCAAGGTTAACCTGAACGACAGCGTTAACCTGGCGGGAACATTGGCGGTTGCTGGACTAAGCTCATTTAATGGCGGCGCTGTGATCGGCAACAGCCTTACCGTGAATCCGGGTACAACGGTAAGTATGGGCGGCAATCAGATACATAATGTGGCCGCCGGCGTGGCCGATACGGATGCTGTCAACGTCAGCCAGTTGAAGAGTCAGGGCGATGATCTGACTGCCAAGGGATTGAATTTTGTGGGTAATGATGCGGTGCCGGTGCATAAGGATCTGGGTCAAACCCTGTCGATTGTGGGTGGAGCAGCACCTGTCGCAGGCACCTTCTCCAGCCAGAATGTACAGACGATCAACGATGGTGGCGCCATCCGTGTCCAGATGGCCGACTCGCCGAAGTTCGGTAGTGTGGTGGTCAATGATGCAGGCAGCGGCAAAATCACAGGTGTGATGGATGGTGCTGTCACTGAATTCAGTACTGATGCGGTCAATGGCAGTCAACTTTTTGCCGTGCAAAACACCGCTGGCGCAGGCTGGAATCTGACTGCCAATAATGGTGCAAGCTCGCAGAACATCGCTCCGGGGGGCAGTGCAGATTTCATAGGTGGCACCAACACCAGCGTGGTGCAAACGGGTAACCAGATCAAAGTCAATTTGAATGACAGCGTAGACCTGGCAGGAACATTATCCGTGGGTGGATTGAGTACCTTTAACGGCGGTGCTGTGTTCAATAACAGCCTTACAGTGAACCCCGGCACGACGGTGAGTATGGGCGGCAACCGGATCAATAATGTTGGCGCTGGTGTAGCCGATACCGACGCGGTCAACGTTAGCCAGTTGAAGAGTCAGGGCGATGATCTGACTGCCAAGGGTCTCAATTTTGCGGGCAACGTGGGTAATGTTCATCGGGATTTGGGATCAACAATGACGATCCGGGGAGGGCTGGACCCGCTGGCAACGGCTTCGAACAAGAATATTCGTACCGAAGTGGATGCGGGAACTGGCGCCATGAATGTCATGTTGTCCGAGTCTCCAGTGTTTGGCACGGTTACTGTCAATAATGCAGGCAGCGGTAAAATCACGGGCGTTGCTGATGGTGATGTCACCGCAGTGAGTACGGATGCGGTTAATGGAAGCCAGCTGTTTGGTGTGCAGACAACGGCTAACAAGGGTTGGAATCTGACTGCTAACAATGGAGCAACGACGCAGAACATCGCTCCAGGGGGCAGTGCAGACTTTATCGGCGGCACCAACACCAATGTGGTGCAAACGGGCAACCAAATCAAGGTTAATCTGAATGACAGCGTAGACCTGGCCGGCACATTATCTGTGGCCGGGTTGAGCATGTTCAACGGCGGTGCCGTATTCAGCAACAGTCTGGCGGTGAATCCGGGAGCCACGGTGGATATGGGCGGCAACCGGATCAATAATGTCGGCGCGGGTGTGGCCGATATGGATGCCGTTAACCTCAGCCAGTTGAAAAACCAGGGCGATGATCTGACCGCTAAAGGTCTGAACTTTGCAGGCAACGATGCCTTGCCGGTGCATAAGGACCTGGGCCAGACGCTGTCGATTGTGGGTGGGGCTGCACCTGTTGCAGGTACGTTCTCCAGCCGGAACGTGCAGACATTCAATGATGGTGGCGTACTCCGTATACAGATGGCGGATTCCCCCCGATTTGGTGACGTAGTGATTAACGACGGGGGTTCTGGAAAAATCACAGGCGTAATGGACGGCGCTGTCACTGAGTTCAGTACCGAAGCAGTCAACGGCAGCCAGTTGTTCAGCGTGCAGACAACGGCCAATAAAGGTTGGAATCTGACGGCCAACAACGGTGCAACTTCACAAAACATCGCTCCAGGGGCAAGTGCAGACTTTATCGGCGGCACCAACACCAATGTGGTGCAAACGGGCAACCAGATCAAGGTTAATCTGAATGACAGCGTAGACCTGGCCGGCACATTATCTGTGGCGGGGTTGAGTACGTTTAACGGAGGGGCGGTATTTAGCAACAGTCTGATGGTCAACCCTGGTACGACCGTGAACATGGGAGGTAACCGTATCAATAATGTGGCAGCCGGTGTGGCCGATACCGATGCGGTCAATGTCAGTCAGTTGAAAAATCAGGATGATCAACTGACCACCAAGGGCATGAATTTTGCCGGTAATGTGGGTACTGTTCACCGGGATCTGGGTTCTACGGTGGTGATTCAGGGCGGACTGGATCCGCTGGCGATGGCTTCCAACAAGAATATTCGTACCGAAGTGGATGCTGAAACTGGTGCTATGAACATCATGTTGTCTGAGTCTCCGGTTTTTGGTGCAGTAACAGTGAATGCAGGAGGAACTGGAAAAATAACCGGTGTCTCAGATGGGTTGGTGGCAAGCGGCAGTAAGGATGCTGTCAATGGTGGTCAATTGTTTAACCTGCAACAGGATATCGGCCAGCTGAGTAATTTGCCGATTACGTTCTCTGGTAATAGTGGTTCTGTCGATCGCAAGCTGGGACAGGAGTTGAAGATCACCGGCGAGGCGACAACGGCCGGCACTTATAGCGGAGCCAATCTCCGCACGGTAGTGCAAGACAATGAAGTCAAGGTACAGATGGCGGAAGCGCCGGTATTCCAGGAATTGACGGTTGCTGGCAACACTACTATTGGTGGTTCGCTGAATATGTCCGGCAATAAAGTAACCAATGTCGGCGCCGGTGAAATTAGTGCCACCAGTCAGGATGCGATCAATGGCAGCCAGCTGTACAACATTGTCGGCGAGGTCAAAACAGTTGGCTGGAATCTGCAAACCAATGGCGACATGTCAACCAAAATCCTGAACAACGATACCGTTCAATTTAACGACGGAAACAATATCAAAATTACGCGCGATGGCGGGAACGTCAGTATTGCTGTTGATGATAATCCGACTTTCACCAGCGTGAATGTGGGAGGCGGCGCATTCGTGGCAAATGCGCAATCAGTCGCTATCAGGCCAGAGACAGAGGTCAGTATGGGCGGTAATCAGATTCATCAGGTTGCAAACGGTACTGCTCCGATGGATGCTGTGAACGTCCGGCAACTGAGCAGCGTTGAGAGTAGTCTGAATTCGCGCATCAGACGTGCTGAAAAACGGGCCGAGGCGGGCACTGCGGCAGCAATGGCAGTGGCTGGCTTACCGCAAGCCTATCTGCCCGGCAAGAGCATGGTTGCGGTGGCGGGCAGTGTGTTTCAGGGAGAGTCTGGTGTCGCGATGGGCTTGTCCACCGTATCGGGTAACGGTAAATGGGTCCTGAAAGGCTCAGTCACCAGTTCCAGCCGCGGGCAGGTTGGCGGGACGGTCGGTGTCGGATATCAGTGGTAG
- a CDS encoding Bug family tripartite tricarboxylate transporter substrate binding protein has translation MSKIQFAIATATLAAASVPGFACAQDAWPNKAITYVVPFPAGSNTDVLGRIIADELSKRLKVPVVIENKPGATGMIGSTSVARAKADGYTIMGGSIASHAINAGLFPNMQYDPAGDFTPITIIGFNANTLVVSNNSPFSDVKAIIAAAKDKPDSISYASSGIGTTQHLSGVLFGQQANIRLVHIPYGGKAALPDVMGGQVDMMFEGPTVIPHVQQKTVRALAVTSKTRLASLPDVPTMQELGLPEYEMRSWQAIFAPKGTPEPIVEKLYSNIKAILDQPHIQQKLDTMGVEPSGMPPAEFAAFQKEEIEKWRAVIKRANIKVQ, from the coding sequence GTGAGCAAAATACAATTTGCAATTGCAACAGCGACGTTAGCGGCAGCCTCTGTTCCCGGATTTGCCTGCGCACAAGATGCGTGGCCGAACAAGGCGATTACCTATGTAGTACCGTTCCCGGCAGGCAGCAATACCGATGTCCTGGGACGCATCATTGCCGACGAACTGAGCAAGCGGCTGAAAGTGCCGGTGGTGATCGAGAACAAGCCCGGCGCCACAGGTATGATCGGCTCGACCTCCGTCGCCCGGGCCAAAGCCGACGGTTATACCATCATGGGTGGCAGCATCGCCTCGCATGCCATCAACGCCGGGCTTTTCCCGAATATGCAATATGACCCGGCTGGCGACTTCACGCCGATTACGATTATCGGCTTCAATGCCAATACGCTGGTGGTGTCCAACAACAGCCCGTTCTCAGACGTGAAGGCGATTATCGCTGCAGCCAAAGACAAGCCGGACAGCATCAGCTATGCATCGTCGGGAATAGGTACAACGCAACATTTGTCTGGCGTCCTTTTCGGCCAGCAGGCCAACATCAGGCTCGTGCATATTCCATATGGCGGCAAAGCCGCATTACCGGACGTGATGGGTGGTCAGGTAGACATGATGTTCGAAGGACCGACGGTTATCCCGCATGTACAGCAGAAAACAGTCAGGGCTCTGGCCGTCACGTCCAAAACCAGACTGGCCAGCCTGCCTGATGTACCGACCATGCAGGAACTGGGATTGCCCGAGTACGAGATGCGTTCATGGCAGGCCATTTTTGCCCCCAAAGGCACGCCTGAGCCTATCGTAGAAAAGCTGTATTCGAATATCAAAGCCATTCTGGACCAACCCCACATCCAGCAAAAACTGGACACCATGGGTGTTGAGCCTTCTGGTATGCCTCCGGCCGAATTTGCGGCTTTTCAAAAAGAGGAAATCGAAAAATGGCGCGCGGTCATCAAGCGCGCAAATATCAAAGTTCAGTAA
- a CDS encoding LysR family transcriptional regulator, which yields MDTRFLESFVQVVELGSVAAAARQLDLTPTAVSLRLRALEADVGTALVKRVGRTMMPTAAGSKALRQAKLLLAEVRNFNSLASNTELPAGPLTLGATPSVVKGMLPGMLRKWLGKYEDTKILIEPAASTVLYQRLLQGELDAAILVHPLFELPKTVLWKPLRKEPLILLAPARLQGEDPFSILRKYPFIRYDRRVVAGKMADDYLKLHGVYPEPWLELDGLDYISDLVKADLGVSVVPDWSYGNQYDPGLIRHRLPAPVPTRNLGIMWLRSNVREKLIHAFLALAD from the coding sequence GTGGACACCCGATTTCTGGAAAGTTTTGTACAGGTAGTTGAACTCGGATCCGTGGCTGCGGCGGCCAGGCAACTGGATTTGACACCCACTGCCGTGTCTCTCAGGCTCCGGGCGCTGGAAGCGGATGTTGGTACGGCGCTGGTCAAGCGGGTAGGCCGAACGATGATGCCAACAGCGGCGGGCAGCAAGGCGTTGCGACAGGCCAAGTTGCTACTGGCCGAAGTACGAAACTTCAATTCGCTGGCCAGCAATACGGAGTTGCCCGCCGGCCCGCTGACGCTGGGTGCGACGCCGTCAGTGGTCAAAGGCATGCTGCCGGGCATGCTGAGAAAATGGCTTGGCAAATACGAAGATACCAAGATTCTGATAGAACCGGCTGCCTCTACTGTGCTTTACCAGCGCTTGTTGCAAGGGGAGCTGGATGCGGCCATCCTCGTGCATCCCTTATTCGAGTTACCTAAAACTGTTTTGTGGAAGCCACTACGCAAAGAGCCGCTGATCCTGCTTGCGCCGGCTCGGCTACAGGGGGAGGACCCATTTTCAATATTGAGAAAATATCCGTTTATTCGCTATGACAGACGTGTTGTCGCGGGGAAAATGGCTGACGATTATCTCAAATTGCACGGGGTGTATCCTGAACCCTGGCTGGAGCTCGACGGGCTGGACTATATCTCTGATCTGGTCAAGGCTGATCTCGGGGTATCGGTTGTGCCCGACTGGAGCTATGGTAATCAATATGATCCCGGCCTGATCCGTCATCGGTTGCCGGCCCCGGTACCAACGCGCAACCTGGGCATCATGTGGTTGCGCTCCAATGTGCGCGAAAAGCTGATTCACGCGTTTCTGGCGCTTGCCGATTAA
- a CDS encoding OmpA family protein → MRNKIFNFNRPAFVLTGIMPLVLVGCASLSNVKPDGTTDKVVWPDVNRVTFDNKQGIYPTQQSISLIRAGMTRDQIYHLLGRPHFNEGFGTREWDYLMHFPGTGPGDNGVTRCQFKILFDAKKLVRNLYWKPVDNQSASCPPGAAAQTYTLNADALFEFDRSSLSGMTAGRQALTRLAESLASTQGIRLIVVTGHTDRLGSDAYNQRLSKARADTVRSYLIRNGVAADLIHSQGLGKSQPVTQCNGSGAALIRCLAPNRRVEVTVEK, encoded by the coding sequence ATGAGAAATAAAATATTCAATTTCAATCGACCTGCTTTCGTCCTGACAGGGATCATGCCACTGGTTCTGGTCGGGTGTGCTTCGTTAAGCAATGTCAAGCCGGATGGCACCACCGATAAGGTTGTGTGGCCCGATGTCAACCGTGTTACCTTTGACAATAAGCAGGGCATTTATCCGACACAGCAAAGCATTTCACTGATCCGCGCGGGGATGACCCGGGATCAGATCTACCATCTGCTTGGCCGTCCGCACTTCAATGAGGGTTTTGGTACCAGGGAGTGGGATTATCTTATGCACTTTCCCGGTACAGGTCCGGGTGACAATGGCGTGACCCGTTGCCAGTTCAAGATTTTGTTCGATGCCAAAAAACTGGTGCGCAATCTTTACTGGAAGCCTGTAGACAATCAAAGCGCAAGCTGTCCGCCCGGTGCTGCAGCGCAAACCTATACATTGAATGCCGATGCGCTGTTCGAATTCGATCGGTCTTCACTCAGCGGTATGACTGCGGGAAGGCAAGCGCTGACCAGACTGGCTGAAAGCCTGGCCAGCACGCAAGGTATCCGATTAATCGTCGTAACAGGGCATACGGATCGTCTTGGTTCGGATGCGTATAACCAGCGCTTGTCCAAAGCCAGGGCCGATACTGTGCGCAGTTATTTGATCCGGAATGGTGTGGCTGCTGACCTGATCCATAGTCAGGGCCTGGGCAAATCTCAGCCAGTGACACAATGCAATGGCAGCGGGGCTGCGCTTATTCGCTGTCTGGCACCCAATCGGCGAGTGGAGGTTACTGTTGAAAAATAA
- a CDS encoding response regulator transcription factor — protein sequence MNPTYKSIWCERTGNYINSNNQHILIVSVCQSSLSALYDSLEAQGFHLSIAQNNVKGYECAATQCPNLIVLDFNLTESRNRFELFDILRSSLLTKYIPIIILSKSSDLQTRLHALQHGAVDFIYGQYTIEEIVARMNIHLSYARQKGHQTLPLQKENREATINRIKLYLSEHLNDPPTLDQLASELGVHKKKLARVFQAHMHETIYEYLSRLRLDYSQVLLKETQLSITDIAEEIGFTSLSAFTSSFRKQYGMPPTVFRKTMS from the coding sequence ATGAACCCAACGTATAAATCAATATGGTGTGAAAGAACAGGTAACTATATTAACTCCAACAACCAGCACATCCTTATCGTTAGCGTTTGTCAGAGTTCGTTATCCGCGTTATACGATAGCCTGGAAGCTCAGGGGTTTCATTTGAGCATTGCACAAAATAACGTAAAGGGATATGAATGCGCCGCGACACAATGTCCCAATCTGATCGTGCTTGACTTTAACCTGACTGAAAGCCGCAATCGTTTTGAGTTGTTTGATATCCTGCGCAGTTCTTTATTGACCAAATATATTCCAATTATCATTTTAAGCAAATCCTCGGATTTACAGACTCGTCTTCATGCATTGCAACACGGTGCTGTGGATTTTATCTATGGGCAATATACGATAGAGGAGATCGTGGCCCGAATGAACATTCATCTGTCCTATGCCAGGCAAAAGGGGCATCAAACCTTGCCGCTGCAGAAAGAAAACAGAGAAGCCACCATTAACCGCATCAAACTCTATTTATCTGAGCACCTTAATGATCCGCCGACATTGGATCAATTGGCAAGTGAGTTGGGCGTGCATAAGAAAAAACTCGCACGCGTTTTCCAGGCGCATATGCATGAAACGATATACGAATATCTGAGTCGATTGCGTCTGGATTACTCCCAGGTACTGCTTAAGGAAACACAACTCAGTATTACAGATATTGCCGAAGAAATCGGCTTCACCTCTCTTTCTGCATTTACCTCTTCTTTTCGCAAACAGTACGGCATGCCTCCGACTGTATTCAGAAAAACGATGAGCTGA
- a CDS encoding mandelate racemase/muconate lactonizing enzyme family protein, whose product MPIIESIQVCAPVVPLDKVTSFSNRTVSARHYGLVKVTSTDGVTGIGFCYVGSAGGPIFSQAVSQLLAPVLLGQDAYAVEGLWQKMYQESLLQGRAGTVMRALSALDIALWDLNARTHQLPLHKYLGAVALEQVPAYASGGYYLDGKTPGHLGEEMASYVAKGFKAVKMKSGRLSPKEEEQRLKAAREAIGPDVELMMDMNNAWYDTTQAMQYVRRFEQYDPYFIEEPFSPDDLENHARLARMTHIPIATAEIGYGRWYHKSLMDQGAAAILQTDAAVCGGITEWRRIAQTAASYGLVMCPHWFHDLHAPLVASTPNARYVEYFWDDQVLNFRRLVDRQLSHKDGHVILHQEPGLGFEFDEKYLASLTQWESIKKQ is encoded by the coding sequence ATGCCCATTATCGAATCGATACAGGTGTGCGCACCGGTCGTGCCGCTTGATAAAGTTACCTCGTTTTCCAACCGCACCGTAAGCGCACGCCATTACGGCCTGGTCAAAGTGACCTCAACTGACGGCGTCACAGGCATCGGATTTTGTTACGTCGGCAGCGCCGGCGGCCCGATTTTTTCCCAGGCGGTCAGCCAGTTGCTGGCGCCGGTATTACTCGGCCAGGACGCCTATGCCGTAGAGGGACTCTGGCAAAAGATGTATCAGGAGTCATTGCTGCAAGGCAGAGCCGGCACCGTGATGCGCGCGCTCAGCGCGCTTGACATTGCACTGTGGGATCTGAATGCCAGGACCCATCAACTGCCCCTGCATAAATACCTGGGCGCTGTTGCCCTGGAGCAGGTACCGGCCTACGCCAGTGGCGGCTATTATCTGGACGGTAAAACACCCGGGCATCTGGGTGAAGAAATGGCCAGTTATGTAGCCAAGGGGTTCAAGGCCGTCAAAATGAAATCCGGCCGCCTCTCGCCCAAAGAAGAAGAACAGCGCCTGAAGGCTGCACGCGAAGCGATCGGACCGGATGTAGAGCTGATGATGGACATGAACAATGCCTGGTATGACACCACCCAGGCCATGCAGTACGTCAGACGCTTCGAACAGTACGACCCGTACTTTATCGAAGAGCCCTTTTCACCGGACGATCTGGAAAATCATGCCCGCCTGGCCCGAATGACACATATACCCATAGCGACTGCTGAAATCGGCTATGGCCGCTGGTACCACAAGTCCCTGATGGATCAGGGGGCAGCGGCGATCCTGCAAACCGATGCTGCGGTCTGCGGCGGTATCACGGAATGGCGCCGCATTGCCCAGACTGCGGCCAGCTATGGCCTGGTCATGTGTCCGCACTGGTTCCATGACCTGCATGCGCCACTGGTTGCCAGCACACCAAACGCTCGCTATGTAGAGTACTTCTGGGACGACCAGGTGCTTAATTTCCGGCGCCTGGTCGATCGGCAGCTATCGCATAAGGATGGTCACGTCATCCTGCACCAGGAACCAGGGTTGGGCTTCGAATTTGATGAGAAGTATCTGGCCAGCCTGACGCAATGGGAGTCAATAAAGAAGCAATAA